The Acidobacteriota bacterium sequence ACCCCGTAAAGGCGGGTTCGGTGCGCTTTGCGAGGGAGTGACCCTGGATGGCAGATCGTTTACACGAATAAGGTCGCGGGCGGAACCCACCCGGGAGCGCGGGCGTCTCGCCCGCATAGGACCTGGCAGAACGGAAACAAGCCCCGTAAAGGCGGGTTCGGTGCGCTTTGCGAGGCAGTGGCCCTGGATGGCAGGTCGTTTACACGAATAAGGTTGCGGGCGGGACGCCCGCGTTCCCGGGTGAAGGTTGCGGGCGGGACGCCCGCGCTCCCGGGTGGCGTCCATACTTCATTGGTAACCATATGCACTGCACCGCCTTCTTGAAACGTTCTCCCTGTGGAGGCAATACGACTCATGAAGAAAGACCCTCCTGGAGCGAGAACGTCCCGCCCGCACAAGGCCTGGCACGATCGTGGCTACCTCCCGCACTTCGATGAAGCGGGAACGGTGCAATTTCTCACTTTCCGACTTGTCGACGCGGTTCCCTCCGCAATCGTCGCCGACTGGAAGACCGACCTGAAGCTCAGTGGTGGCGAAAAGGCCAACGATCCCCGCTGTGCACGCCTTCGCGGCCAAATCGAGCGTTTCGCCGATCAGGGACACGGCGCCTGCTGGCTGAAAGACGCCCGCGTCGCAGCAGTGGTCCGGGATGCACTGCTGCATTTCGACGGTGAGCGCTACCGTCTTCTGGCGTGGGTCATCATGCCCAATCACGTGCATGCGGTAATCGAGACACTGCCCGGCTTTCCCTTGGACGCGGTCATCCACTCCTGGAAATCGTTCACCGCCAAGCGGGCGAATCGACTGTTGGGCCGGACTGGCGCTTTCTGGATGGGAGACTATTTCGACCGCTATGTTCGCGATGAGGCACATCTCTGGGACGTCATGCGTTACATGGAAGAGAACCCCGTAAAGGCCGGTTTGGTGCGCCTCGCAAAGGAGCGGCCATGGATGGATGGCTGTTTGCAAGAATAAGGTTGCGAGCGGGACCCACCCGGGAGCGCGGGCGTCTCGCCCGCATAGGACCTGGCACAGCCTCGGCCATCTCCTCCACCCGGGTCGACTGGCAACGACGCCAGCACTCCGATTCAGCCGTGCCCATGCTGTTGCCGCTAGCCGGGTGGCCGGGTGCCACATCGCAGGGAAACTGAGCGGCACGCAACGGTATGGCTTGCGGGCGGGACGCCCGCGCTCCCGGGTGGGCATCCTCCCTTCCCTCTTGCTCCTCAACGGGAAGCGCGCCGGCTTGCCGGGCCGCAGCCCGTGTCGATGCGACCGAGGCGTCATGCTTGGTGGTCCTTTGTGTCACTTCGTGGATCTCTCTATTTTCTGTTGTTGCAAATAAGGTTGCGGGTGAGCCCCCCCGGGAGCGCGGGCGTCTCGCCCGCATAGGACCTGGCACAGCCTTGGCCATCTCCTCCACCCGGGTCGACTGGCAACGGCGCCAGCACTCCGATTCAGCCGTGCCCATGCTGTTGCCGCTAGCCGGGTGGCCGGGTGCCACATCGCAGGGAAACTGAGCGGCACGCAACGGTATGGCTTGCGGGCGGGACGCCCGCGTTCCCGGGTGGTAGAATGTGATTAACTCTCTGGATGAGAGTATCTTGCCAGCCTCCGAGAACCGGGATGAACGACACGCCGAAGGAACCGAACGACCTCGAGAGTCCCGGCCCCCGCCAGGCAGTTTCCATCATCGTGCCGACGTTTCGCGAGGCGGCCAACATTCCGCGCCTGGTTGAGCGCATTCATGCCGCGCTCTCCGATAGCGGAATCTCCTGGGAGCTGCTGCTGGTCGACGACGACTCGGAAGACGGCAGCGAGGCGGTGGTCGCGGAACTGGCGGATCGCCTGCCGGTGCGCATGGTGACACGCCGCCAACTGCCCCGGGACCTGTCACTCTCCGTTATCGAGGGAATCCGGCTCTGCCGGTTCGACCGGATGGTGGTGATGGATGCCGATCTGTCCCATCCTCCCGAGCGCATCCCCGACTTGCTCACTGCCCTCGACGCCGATTGCGACATGGTCGTCGGCAGCCGCTACGCGCCGGGAGGTGTCATCGATCGGACCTGGAGCCGGTGGCGCGTTTTGAATTCCCGCGTGGCAACTGCATTGACGCTTCCGCTCGTCAGTTGCTCCGATCCGATGGCCGGGTTTTTCGCAACCGACCGCCGTGCGCTCCCGGACCTGCGGACGCTGCAACCCATCGGCTACAAGATCGCCCTGGAGCTCATGGTGCGCGGACAATTGCGGGTCAAGGAACTGCCCATCGACTTCCGCGACCGCAGTCTGGGCTCCAGCAAGATGAACTGGAGACAGCAGCTCAACTTCCTGCGTCACCTCTGCCGCCTGTACCGGTTCAAGTTCGGCGGGATAGTTCGGGTGCTCTGCTTCGGGCTGGTGGGCGCCAGCGGCTTCCTGATCGATGTTGCCGGTTACTTCTGCCTGCAGTGGATCGGCCTCGATCACCGCCTGGCGCGTTTCCTGTCCTTCTGGCCGGCGGTCACCTGGAACTGGCGGCTCAACCGCAGCCTGACCTTCGGCGAGCGTCCGCCCCAGCCCCGGGTGCGCCAATGGGGCAAGTTCGTGGCCAGCAGTCTGGTCGGTCTCACCGTGAACGTCGGCAGCTACACCCTCCTGACCAGCTATGTCGACGTCTTCGCCCATCATCGATTGCCGGCGCTCCTGTTGGGTGTCGCTCTCGGCACCCTCTTCAACTTTCTGCTTGCGAACCTTTATGTCTATCGCCTGCATGCGGGAACGCATAAACTCAAGGCTTCACGGAAATGACCAGGCGAAAGAGGCCACTGATAAGCCGGCGCCGAGCGAAGCGGTCCACCTGGCAGCCTGTCCTGCCGCGGATTCAGGCGGCGCTCGAGGTGCTGCTTCACCCGAGGGTCACCGGCCGAACCTGGAAATATCTGCCGCTGGTACTGGCGCTGGCATTTGCGGCGCGCGCCGCGGTGGCTTTGTCGGGCGACTTCGTGCTACACCCCGACGAGATCATGCAGTACCTGGAGCCGGCGCACCGGCTGGTCTTCGGCAGCGGCATCACCTACTGGGAGTACTTCTACGGTGCACGCTCCTGGCTGGTACCCGGAACGGTGGCCGGCCTCCTCATGCTGTTCGACGCCGTCGGCCTCGGTCAGCCCTTCTGGTACGTCGGCGGCGTCAAGCTGCTGTTCTGCGCAATCTCGCTGGCGATTCCGGCAGGCATGTACGTCTTTGCCCGACGCCACTTCGGGGAAACCGCCGGGAGGGCGGCCTTGCTGGCGGGAGCCTTCTGGTACGAGTTGGTCGGCTTCGCCCACAAGCCCATGACCGAGTTCGTAGCCGCCGCTCCGCTGATGGCGCTGCTGGCGCTCTGTGTGCGGCCCTCCGTGGAGGATGCCCGGACGGTCTGGACTGCAGCCTTTCTCGCTTGCATCACCGCAGCCATTCGGTTGCAGTACGCACCGATTGCCCTCCTGTTATTGGGGATCGTGTTTCTGCGAACCGGGAAGAGGATGCAGCTCATACTGGCTGGGGCCGGATTCACCGCCGCCTTCGGCCTGTTGGACGCTGTCACGTGGGATGGCGGTCTCTTCCACTCCTACGTCACCAACATCCGCTACAACCTTATCCTGGGTTCAATGCGTACCGGTGAGAGTCCGGCCTACCAGTACCTCATCTGGCTCACTCTCTCGGGCCTGGGGTTGAGCGTGCTTTGCGTTGCGGCGGCATTTCGCCACCTGCGGCGCTACGGCTTTCTGCTGGGGCTGATCGCCCTGGTCCTGCTGGTCCATTCCCTGCAAGCCCACAAGGAGTACCGCTTCATCTTTGCCGTCATTCCGCTCTGGCTCCTGACCGGTGCCGACCTGACGGCGGGCCTGGCAGTCGACGGAAACAAACTACGTCGTCTTGCCGGACTTGCAGCCGCCGGGTTCGCCGCCCTTTCGCTGGCGGGAATCCTGAACGCGCTGCCCTACCAGGGCCGAGTGTACAAAGCCTGGTCGCGGGAGACCGGAGTGGTGGGCTTCGTCCGAAACCGCGACCCAATCTTTCCCGCCTATCGCTTCCTTGCCCGAGCACCCGGCGTCAGCGGGGTGTGGCAGGTCGACCGCCCCTATATCAACCTTCCGGGATACTACTACCTGCACCACAAGATCCCCTTCTACGACCTGGACACCGGAAGGGGTCTCGAAGGGAACGTGCAGGTGGTTTCTTCCCTGGTCAGTCACATCGTATCCGCGGACTCCAGGTTTTCCGTACCCGGATATTCCCTGGAGCGAGAATTCGGCGAAGTCCGCATCTTGCGCCGCGACCAGAACGAGCCTCCCGTCCGACCCTGGATCGACCATGCTCCCGTCCTGCTAACCAAACGCTCTCTACGGATCATGAGGCAAATGGACCCGGACGGCCCCTCTCAGCCAGCCAATTTCGGGATCCGCTTCGCAGACCCGGAGAGGCCGTAGCCGATGGCGCAGCGAAAGAAAACGAGGCCGAATCGGCGCAAGCGACTAGCCTTGAGGCTGGATTCTTCACCTCAAGTTAGTGCCTCCGCCGTAGCCGAACCCGAAAAGACACCGGCATCCTCGGGTCCCGGCGAGGCCACCCGGTCTTTGGACCTGTTCTCGCGTCGGGACGCCCTGGGCGCTCTGGCCCTCGCCCTGCTGGCGGCGGTCTGCTACCTGCCGGCGATGCTTTGGGGCGGCTTTGTTTGGGATGACTACATCTGGTACCAATCCCAGGCAGTCCTGGAGTGGTCCGGTCTCGGCAACATCTGGTCCTGGCCCTCGATCATTGAGAAGGAGCGACACTACTGGCCGCTGACCTATACCACCTTCTGGCTGGAACACAAGATCTGGGGACTGGAGCCGGCCGGCTATCACGTCGTCAACGTGCTGCTGCACCTGCTCAACTCCCTGTTGCTGTGGCGATTGCTGCTCCGCTTGGCCGTGCCCGGGGCCTGGATCGTGGCTGCCGTGTTCGCCGCTCATCCGCTGCACGTGGAATCGGTGGCCTGGATCATCGAGCGCAAGGACGTGCTTTCCGGCCTTTTCTACCTCACCGCCGTGCTGGTCTGGCTGCGCTTCCTGGAACAACCCCGACCCTGGCGCTATGGCCTCGCACTCTTGCTGTTTGTAGCAGGCCTGTTGAGCAAATCGGTGGTAGTGACACTGCCGGTGGCGTTGCTGATCGTCCAGTGGTGGAAGACTGGCCGCATCACGGGGAAGGATCTGCTGCGCCTGGCGCCGTTCTTCCTGGTGGCGCTGCTCATTACCCTGGCCGATCTCTACTCTTACGACCTGGGGAGGCACAACCTGGACTACTCATGGCCCGAGCGGGTGCTCATCGCGTCCCGGGCCCTGTGGTTCTATGCAGGGAAACTGGCCTGGCCAACCGATCTCTCAGTCATCTACCCACTCTGGAACATCAGCCTGAGCGACCCTTGGGCCTGGCTGTACCTGGCCGCCGCCACGGTGCTGGCGGCGGTGCTGTGGCTCACGCGCCATCGGATTGGGCGTGGGCCGCTGGCCGGGGCGCTATTCTTTGTGGTGACGCTGTCGCCGGCTCTGGGCTTCGTGAATTACGGCTACATGGTCTACTCTAT is a genomic window containing:
- a CDS encoding transposase; this encodes MKKDPPGARTSRPHKAWHDRGYLPHFDEAGTVQFLTFRLVDAVPSAIVADWKTDLKLSGGEKANDPRCARLRGQIERFADQGHGACWLKDARVAAVVRDALLHFDGERYRLLAWVIMPNHVHAVIETLPGFPLDAVIHSWKSFTAKRANRLLGRTGAFWMGDYFDRYVRDEAHLWDVMRYMEENPVKAGLVRLAKERPWMDGCLQE
- a CDS encoding glycosyltransferase family 2 protein — encoded protein: MNDTPKEPNDLESPGPRQAVSIIVPTFREAANIPRLVERIHAALSDSGISWELLLVDDDSEDGSEAVVAELADRLPVRMVTRRQLPRDLSLSVIEGIRLCRFDRMVVMDADLSHPPERIPDLLTALDADCDMVVGSRYAPGGVIDRTWSRWRVLNSRVATALTLPLVSCSDPMAGFFATDRRALPDLRTLQPIGYKIALELMVRGQLRVKELPIDFRDRSLGSSKMNWRQQLNFLRHLCRLYRFKFGGIVRVLCFGLVGASGFLIDVAGYFCLQWIGLDHRLARFLSFWPAVTWNWRLNRSLTFGERPPQPRVRQWGKFVASSLVGLTVNVGSYTLLTSYVDVFAHHRLPALLLGVALGTLFNFLLANLYVYRLHAGTHKLKASRK
- a CDS encoding tetratricopeptide repeat protein; its protein translation is MRLDSSPQVSASAVAEPEKTPASSGPGEATRSLDLFSRRDALGALALALLAAVCYLPAMLWGGFVWDDYIWYQSQAVLEWSGLGNIWSWPSIIEKERHYWPLTYTTFWLEHKIWGLEPAGYHVVNVLLHLLNSLLLWRLLLRLAVPGAWIVAAVFAAHPLHVESVAWIIERKDVLSGLFYLTAVLVWLRFLEQPRPWRYGLALLLFVAGLLSKSVVVTLPVALLIVQWWKTGRITGKDLLRLAPFFLVALLITLADLYSYDLGRHNLDYSWPERVLIASRALWFYAGKLAWPTDLSVIYPLWNISLSDPWAWLYLAAATVLAAVLWLTRHRIGRGPLAGALFFVVTLSPALGFVNYGYMVYSMVADRFQYLAGIGVMAVIIGVAVHAASRLPRGLKMGAAGLLIVLLALLGTTTWRQAGIYRDDLTFFSHIVSLNPMARNAHRNLSRELSKAGHMEEALAAAKVASEQLPDEARSYTLVGEILANLKRMDEAEDNFRRALELGLSRAREIRFLAFLGRMSWQWGRIESAEDFSRRALELDPRNKEALEYLAASYLSRKRYQEALNQYRKLSEVDPDNATTHNNIAGLLHHLGRSEAAVRSFKRALSLDPTHEEARIGLEEARKTLQQAVE